A genome region from Jeotgalibacillus aurantiacus includes the following:
- a CDS encoding YjcG family protein — MKFGIAVFPSKKLQDLANSYRKRYDPHYSLIPPHLTLKNPFEASEEEINEIAQKLSETAKKTRPFTLRAYKISSFQPVNNVIYFKVDATPELLQLHEELHTEDLGGKPEYAFVPHITIAQKLSNDEHSDVYGSLRMAGVDHEETVDRFHLLYQLENGSWTVYETYRLGGAEV; from the coding sequence ATGAAATTTGGAATTGCTGTATTCCCTTCAAAAAAATTACAGGACCTTGCTAATTCTTATAGAAAGCGTTACGATCCGCATTACTCGCTTATTCCGCCTCACCTGACCTTGAAAAACCCATTCGAGGCATCCGAGGAAGAAATTAATGAAATAGCACAAAAGCTTTCCGAAACAGCTAAGAAAACACGTCCTTTTACACTTAGAGCCTATAAAATCAGTTCCTTCCAACCCGTTAATAACGTAATTTATTTTAAAGTGGATGCTACACCGGAACTTTTACAGCTTCATGAGGAGCTCCATACTGAAGATCTTGGCGGAAAGCCTGAATATGCTTTTGTTCCGCATATTACCATTGCACAAAAGCTTTCTAATGACGAACACTCTGATGTATACGGCTCTCTCCGGATGGCTGGTGTGGATCACGAAGAAACAGTGGACCGTTTTCATTTGTTATACCAGCTTGAAAATGGATCCTGGACCGTATATGAAACTTACCGTCTTGGTGGTGCTGAAGTCTGA
- a CDS encoding GNAT family N-acetyltransferase: MIVKVAETEQEKQHAFAVRKKVFVEEQQVPEEEEIDQFDQTATHFVLYDENLPAGAGRFRVKDGKGKIERVCILSEYRGKNAGVIVMNAMELYARERTVLSLILNAQTHAVGFYEKLGYSVTSEEFLDAGIPHVSMEKSL, encoded by the coding sequence ATGATTGTAAAGGTAGCCGAAACAGAACAGGAAAAACAGCATGCGTTTGCTGTCAGAAAAAAAGTATTTGTTGAAGAGCAGCAGGTTCCGGAGGAAGAAGAAATCGATCAATTCGATCAAACTGCCACACATTTTGTCCTGTATGATGAAAACCTTCCTGCTGGAGCAGGAAGGTTCCGGGTAAAGGATGGGAAAGGAAAAATCGAGCGTGTCTGCATTTTATCTGAATACCGGGGAAAGAATGCCGGTGTAATCGTGATGAATGCTATGGAACTCTATGCAAGAGAACGAACCGTGCTGTCCCTTATTCTTAATGCTCAGACTCATGCTGTAGGATTTTATGAGAAGCTTGGCTATTCAGTTACTTCCGAAGAGTTTCTGGATGCGGGAATCCCTCATGTTTCAATGGAGAAAAGTCTTTGA
- a CDS encoding stage VI sporulation protein F: MNDAFFKKMENKTGVSMEKMFALANAFQNADFRDEKTVRKLIRQVSEAANKPVAKDMEDKIVQTITAKGKSIDFNTLSNMMNKK; this comes from the coding sequence ATGAACGATGCTTTTTTTAAAAAAATGGAGAATAAAACAGGCGTTAGTATGGAAAAAATGTTTGCTCTTGCAAATGCGTTTCAAAACGCGGATTTCCGTGATGAAAAAACCGTAAGAAAACTGATTCGCCAGGTATCAGAAGCGGCAAATAAACCCGTTGCAAAGGATATGGAAGACAAAATTGTTCAAACGATTACTGCAAAAGGAAAATCAATTGATTTTAATACGTTATCAAATATGATGAATAAAAAATAA
- a CDS encoding YjcZ family sporulation protein, which translates to MGYGYGYGGCGYGYGGGYSTFILIVVLFILLIIVGASFV; encoded by the coding sequence ATGGGCTACGGATATGGTTATGGCGGCTGTGGATATGGCTACGGTGGAGGATATTCAACATTTATCCTGATTGTGGTTTTATTTATTCTGCTAATTATTGTTGGTGCGAGCTTCGTTTAA
- the spoVAE gene encoding stage V sporulation protein AE encodes MWMMFLWAFIVGGFICVIGQIMMDAFKLTPAHTLSTLVVAGALLEAFGLYEPLIDFAGAGATVPITSFGNALLHGAMAEAEKHGIIGVMTGMFEVTSSGISAAIIFGFIGALVFKPRAK; translated from the coding sequence ATGTGGATGATGTTTTTGTGGGCATTTATTGTAGGAGGATTTATATGTGTAATTGGCCAGATTATGATGGATGCCTTTAAACTGACACCTGCCCATACACTGAGTACATTAGTCGTTGCGGGAGCTTTATTAGAGGCGTTTGGCCTTTATGAACCTTTAATCGATTTTGCGGGAGCAGGGGCAACTGTTCCGATCACTTCATTTGGCAATGCCCTGCTTCACGGTGCAATGGCTGAAGCGGAAAAGCATGGCATTATCGGTGTGATGACCGGAATGTTTGAAGTTACCAGCTCGGGTATATCAGCAGCTATTATTTTTGGTTTTATTGGTGCACTTGTGTTTAAACCGAGAGCAAAGTAA
- the spoVAD gene encoding stage V sporulation protein AD, with the protein MTKTWIFTSKPAILSAGISAGPFEKESPFAQYFDYFSDDLYDEEKSFEKAQRSLIEKSIKVTLEKGLTAESDVDALLMGDLINQLTPSGFAARQFDIPYLGLFSACATSMQGLALSAALIDGGYCEKVLTGASSHNAAVEKQFRYPTEYGGQKPPTAQWTVTGAGVVLVGKEAGRGALAYIEKATIGRVRDINVSDPFNMGAAMSLAAADVIERHFNQSGDTVEDYDYIITGDLAEIGHGITMDILNERGVCIPEEKFLDCGRMIYGDRPEVLAGASGPACSALMIYGHFLNELKAGHIKRILSVATGALLSPLSFQQKETIPCIAHAVAITGERGGVS; encoded by the coding sequence ATGACAAAAACATGGATATTTACATCTAAGCCTGCGATCTTATCCGCCGGTATTTCTGCAGGTCCGTTTGAAAAGGAAAGCCCTTTTGCGCAGTATTTCGATTACTTTTCAGATGATCTGTATGATGAGGAGAAAAGCTTCGAAAAAGCTCAGAGAAGTCTGATTGAAAAATCCATCAAAGTTACTTTAGAAAAAGGGCTGACTGCTGAATCAGATGTGGATGCTTTATTAATGGGGGATTTAATTAATCAGCTTACTCCATCAGGATTCGCTGCCAGACAATTCGATATTCCATATCTTGGGCTATTCAGTGCATGTGCAACGTCCATGCAGGGACTCGCACTATCAGCTGCATTAATTGATGGAGGATATTGTGAAAAAGTGCTGACGGGTGCATCAAGCCATAATGCTGCCGTTGAAAAACAGTTTCGTTATCCAACAGAGTACGGAGGTCAGAAACCGCCAACTGCACAATGGACGGTTACAGGAGCTGGCGTCGTACTTGTTGGTAAAGAGGCAGGTCGGGGAGCACTGGCTTATATCGAAAAAGCAACGATTGGACGGGTCAGGGATATTAATGTATCAGATCCATTTAATATGGGAGCTGCCATGTCACTTGCTGCTGCAGATGTGATTGAACGGCACTTTAATCAGTCCGGGGATACGGTTGAGGACTACGACTACATCATTACAGGTGATCTTGCAGAGATTGGCCATGGAATCACGATGGATATCCTGAATGAACGGGGAGTATGCATTCCGGAGGAAAAGTTTCTTGATTGCGGAAGAATGATTTATGGAGATCGTCCGGAAGTTCTTGCAGGAGCCAGTGGTCCAGCGTGTTCAGCACTGATGATTTATGGCCACTTTCTGAATGAATTAAAAGCAGGACATATCAAGAGAATATTGTCAGTTGCCACAGGGGCACTTTTATCCCCACTGAGCTTTCAGCAAAAAGAAACGATTCCGTGTATAGCGCATGCGGTTGCCATTACAGGCGAGAGGGGGGGCGTTTCCTGA
- the spoVAC gene encoding stage V sporulation protein AC, whose protein sequence is MSQQNKPLFKSETDRHDKKRPILKNCIKAFVIGGLICTIGQLITVLLIIYFPFTEQTAGNPTVSIMVFLSMLLTGFGLYNKLGQFAGAGSAVPVTGFGNAVVSAAIEHRSEGLVLGVGGNIFKLAGSVIVFGVVSAFFLALIKTLLIQWGFIS, encoded by the coding sequence ATGAGTCAACAGAATAAACCGCTTTTTAAGTCTGAAACAGACCGGCATGATAAAAAAAGACCCATACTTAAAAACTGCATCAAGGCTTTTGTTATCGGTGGACTTATTTGTACAATTGGTCAACTGATCACAGTACTGCTTATTATTTATTTTCCATTTACTGAACAGACAGCGGGCAATCCAACCGTTTCAATTATGGTTTTTCTATCAATGCTTCTGACCGGATTTGGATTATATAACAAATTAGGTCAATTTGCAGGAGCGGGAAGTGCCGTTCCGGTTACAGGGTTCGGAAATGCAGTAGTAAGTGCTGCTATTGAGCACCGGAGTGAAGGGCTCGTGCTTGGGGTTGGTGGAAACATTTTTAAGCTTGCTGGCTCAGTAATTGTATTTGGCGTTGTTTCAGCTTTCTTTTTAGCGCTAATTAAAACCCTCCTGATTCAATGGGGGTTCATCTCATGA
- a CDS encoding sporulation protein, translating to MKKSLIIVMMISSILSGCVLFEEKGASHAVIHSSQEETIKQIGERLESTKELYDTVVIAADSSLLISYKVKHLYRFDMKGIEKDLEAWLKDQYPDHEITLSSDYKIFLESFQLFEKWSEKNMSEKEALSEMKKIISLKKELT from the coding sequence ATGAAAAAAAGTCTAATAATCGTCATGATGATTAGTTCTATATTATCCGGATGTGTTTTGTTTGAAGAAAAAGGAGCTTCTCATGCAGTCATTCATTCTTCACAGGAGGAGACCATTAAACAAATTGGTGAACGGCTGGAGAGTACAAAAGAATTATATGATACGGTTGTCATTGCGGCGGATTCTTCCCTTTTGATCAGCTATAAAGTGAAGCACTTATACCGTTTTGATATGAAAGGGATCGAAAAAGATCTTGAGGCCTGGCTGAAAGATCAATACCCTGATCATGAAATTACACTGTCGAGTGATTATAAAATTTTCCTTGAATCTTTTCAGCTTTTTGAAAAGTGGTCAGAAAAAAATATGAGTGAAAAAGAGGCTTTAAGTGAGATGAAAAAAATCATTTCTCTGAAGAAAGAGCTGACATAG
- a CDS encoding CotY/CotZ family spore coat protein, whose translation MGCCGKNNDVAGERFDRNCVCEVVRAIKDIQDNAVDVECQPCLTNCFLEPLGDLVAPSRRRRADTRVFVLKTKDGSPFHAFYRDGDRYDHDCISVFFRVESIFDGCCATLRVLEPKDKEGKEVDLLNECGTKIKLGKLCKVYDFESTDSCITVDLSCFCAVQCIKDVYLGICD comes from the coding sequence ATGGGTTGCTGTGGTAAGAATAATGATGTAGCCGGTGAGCGCTTTGATCGCAATTGTGTATGTGAAGTTGTTCGCGCGATTAAGGACATCCAGGATAACGCAGTTGATGTAGAATGCCAGCCTTGTTTAACAAACTGTTTTCTTGAGCCGCTGGGTGATCTTGTTGCCCCGTCAAGACGCCGTCGTGCAGACACGCGTGTATTTGTCTTAAAAACGAAGGATGGTTCACCATTCCACGCGTTTTACAGAGATGGAGACCGTTACGATCATGACTGTATCTCTGTGTTTTTCAGAGTGGAAAGTATTTTCGATGGCTGCTGTGCGACTTTACGAGTGCTTGAGCCGAAGGATAAGGAAGGGAAAGAAGTGGACCTTCTGAATGAGTGCGGAACGAAAATCAAGCTTGGAAAGTTATGTAAGGTTTATGATTTCGAATCAACTGACAGCTGTATTACGGTTGATTTGAGCTGCTTCTGCGCAGTGCAGTGTATCAAGGACGTATATCTCGGTATTTGCGACTAA
- a CDS encoding spore coat CotO family protein encodes MDQKSQSGKPLLYVNQPDFKSVKPVMQHVYQSSADVQKPVPKKKVPLPPLEFVEKEPEHKKPFEEPVAEKKETKAKALPFFTELKPFRKMTLTEKMDYLHSFAGRRAPYSCIFTFNEGEPVNGYLHSIKGELFEIKTLSGDVSEYKKKDLQAIMIQ; translated from the coding sequence ATGGATCAGAAGAGTCAATCAGGAAAACCGTTGCTGTATGTAAATCAGCCTGATTTCAAGTCAGTAAAGCCGGTGATGCAGCACGTTTATCAGTCATCAGCAGACGTGCAAAAGCCCGTCCCAAAAAAGAAAGTTCCATTACCTCCACTTGAATTTGTAGAAAAAGAACCTGAACATAAAAAGCCGTTTGAAGAGCCCGTTGCCGAGAAAAAAGAAACAAAGGCAAAAGCACTTCCCTTCTTTACAGAATTAAAACCGTTTCGCAAAATGACACTGACAGAAAAAATGGATTACCTTCATTCCTTCGCGGGAAGAAGAGCACCTTACAGCTGTATTTTTACTTTCAACGAAGGAGAACCAGTAAACGGCTATCTTCATTCAATAAAAGGAGAACTATTCGAAATCAAAACACTCTCAGGAGATGTCTCCGAATATAAAAAGAAGGATCTTCAAGCTATCATGATTCAATAA
- the fabI gene encoding enoyl-ACP reductase FabI encodes MSLSLKGKTIVVMGVANKRSIAWGIAKSLDQAGANLIFTYAGERFEKPVRDLVSTLEGNHELILPCDITNDEEIKECFNIIKEKAGVIHGFAHCIAFAEKEDLQGEYLSTNRDNFLLAHNISSYSLTAVAKEARPLMTEGGSIVTLTYLGGERILPNYNVMGVAKASLEASVRYLAGDLGKDQIRVNSISAGPIRTLSAKGISDFNSILKEIEEKAPLRRNTTPEEVGDTAAFLFSDYSRGLTGENLHVDSGYHIVG; translated from the coding sequence ATGAGCTTATCATTAAAAGGAAAAACGATCGTCGTCATGGGTGTGGCAAATAAGCGCAGCATTGCATGGGGCATCGCTAAGTCACTTGATCAGGCAGGAGCCAATCTGATTTTTACATATGCAGGGGAAAGATTTGAAAAACCTGTTCGCGATCTTGTCAGCACGCTTGAAGGAAACCACGAGCTGATTCTTCCTTGTGACATCACAAATGATGAAGAAATTAAGGAATGCTTTAACATTATTAAAGAAAAAGCAGGCGTGATCCACGGATTCGCTCACTGTATTGCTTTCGCTGAAAAAGAGGATCTTCAGGGTGAATACTTAAGCACGAACCGTGACAACTTCTTACTTGCGCACAACATCAGCTCCTATTCACTGACAGCTGTTGCAAAAGAAGCACGTCCGTTAATGACTGAAGGTGGAAGTATTGTTACACTTACTTATCTTGGGGGAGAGCGCATCCTTCCAAATTACAATGTAATGGGTGTGGCAAAAGCATCTCTTGAAGCAAGTGTCCGTTATCTTGCTGGAGATCTTGGTAAAGACCAGATCCGTGTTAACTCGATTTCAGCCGGTCCGATCCGTACACTTTCTGCAAAAGGAATCAGCGATTTTAATTCAATTCTAAAAGAAATTGAAGAAAAAGCACCGCTTAGAAGAAACACGACTCCGGAAGAAGTTGGGGATACTGCTGCATTTTTGTTCAGCGATTACTCAAGAGGATTAACGGGAGAAAATCTTCATGTGGACTCCGGCTATCATATCGTAGGATAA
- the mgtE gene encoding magnesium transporter, with protein sequence MAEQQMDNEQKVFDEELLISLLEENDFDTFREEYFDLHPYDRAQFYFRLEPAQRVKIYEYLSPEEMGEIMENIDADDEDYEPLFAEMNPQYAADLLSHMYTDDAVDVLNELDKEQVASYLTIMDKESAEEIKNLLHYEEYTAGSIMTTEFVSIPEHSTVRSAMAILRNKAPGAETIYYTFVINEDRKLVGVVSLRDLITSDEDVLIKDIMSERVVSVSVGDDQEDVARTMKDYDFLALPVVDFQNHLLGIITVDDIIDVLEEEASDDYSKLAGVSDMDSRDRTPLRAARKRLPWLIALLFLGMMTANLIGRFEDTLEQVAILAVFIPLIAGMAGNTGTQALAVAVRSIATGDIKDESKMKLILREAGTGFITGSICGVIVIGIVYVWQDSLFLGVLVGISIFASLIVATLAGSLVPLVMHRFNIDPAVASGPFITTINDIISILIYFGIATSFMSYL encoded by the coding sequence ATGGCTGAACAGCAAATGGATAATGAACAAAAAGTATTTGATGAAGAGCTGCTGATAAGTTTACTGGAAGAAAATGATTTTGATACGTTCAGGGAAGAATATTTTGATCTGCACCCTTATGATCGTGCACAATTTTATTTCCGCCTGGAACCTGCACAACGAGTAAAAATATATGAGTACCTGTCTCCCGAAGAAATGGGAGAAATCATGGAAAACATCGATGCAGATGATGAAGACTATGAACCGCTTTTTGCAGAGATGAATCCTCAATATGCTGCTGACCTGCTCTCTCACATGTATACCGATGATGCGGTTGACGTGCTGAATGAGCTCGATAAAGAACAGGTTGCAAGCTACTTAACGATCATGGATAAGGAATCGGCAGAAGAAATCAAAAACCTCCTGCATTACGAGGAATACACCGCCGGTTCGATTATGACTACGGAGTTTGTCTCGATTCCTGAGCATTCCACTGTGAGATCTGCCATGGCCATCTTAAGAAACAAAGCGCCTGGCGCAGAGACAATCTATTATACATTTGTCATAAATGAAGATAGAAAGCTTGTAGGCGTTGTCTCTCTGAGAGACCTGATAACATCTGATGAAGATGTACTAATTAAGGACATCATGTCAGAGCGGGTTGTATCGGTATCGGTCGGAGATGACCAGGAAGATGTTGCCCGTACCATGAAGGATTACGATTTTCTTGCCCTTCCTGTAGTGGATTTTCAAAACCATCTACTTGGTATTATCACGGTTGATGATATCATCGACGTTCTTGAAGAGGAGGCTTCAGATGACTACTCCAAGCTTGCCGGGGTATCAGATATGGATTCACGGGACCGTACCCCGTTACGTGCAGCGAGGAAACGTTTGCCCTGGCTAATTGCCTTATTATTTTTAGGAATGATGACAGCTAATCTTATTGGCCGTTTTGAAGACACCCTTGAACAGGTGGCGATCCTGGCTGTATTTATTCCACTCATTGCCGGAATGGCAGGAAATACAGGAACCCAGGCGCTTGCCGTTGCAGTCAGAAGTATCGCAACCGGTGATATTAAAGACGAAAGTAAAATGAAGCTGATTTTAAGAGAAGCAGGAACAGGCTTCATTACAGGCAGCATCTGTGGTGTCATCGTAATCGGCATCGTCTACGTCTGGCAGGATTCACTATTTCTTGGTGTCCTGGTCGGCATATCAATCTTCGCCTCACTGATCGTAGCAACACTTGCGGGATCACTCGTCCCACTCGTCATGCACCGTTTCAACATCGATCCGGCCGTTGCATCCGGCCCATTTATCACAACAATTAACGATATTATCAGTATTCTCATTTACTTCGGAATCGCAACTTCGTTTATGAGTTATTTATAA
- the prpE gene encoding bis(5'-nucleosyl)-tetraphosphatase PrpE, with amino-acid sequence MKIDIIGDIHGCREEWIQLTKELGYDWSSGLPVHPENRKLAFVGDLTDRGPDSLGVIRDVSGIVEHLGGYYVPGNHCNKLYRYFSGNNVKIVHGLETTVEELNQLNPEDYADIKNKFMSLYENAPLYHIIDRKKLVIAHAGIREHDIGQSNKRIATFVLYGDITGEKNEKGMPVRRDWAKHYKGSSFVVYGHTPVHSPRFKNKTVNIDTGCVFGNKLTALRYPEMDIVSVPSSMPYVPEKFRDEEFEE; translated from the coding sequence ATGAAAATTGATATTATTGGAGATATTCACGGTTGCAGGGAAGAATGGATCCAGTTAACAAAGGAGCTGGGTTACGACTGGTCCAGCGGTCTTCCTGTTCATCCAGAAAATAGAAAGCTTGCATTTGTTGGCGATCTGACAGACAGGGGGCCTGACTCACTTGGTGTCATCCGGGATGTATCTGGAATTGTGGAACACCTTGGCGGTTATTACGTACCCGGAAATCACTGCAATAAGCTTTACCGTTATTTCTCAGGAAATAATGTGAAAATTGTTCACGGTTTGGAGACAACAGTAGAGGAATTAAATCAACTCAATCCTGAAGATTATGCAGACATAAAAAACAAATTTATGTCCCTTTACGAAAATGCACCTCTTTATCATATAATTGATCGAAAAAAGCTCGTGATCGCTCATGCCGGGATCAGGGAGCATGATATCGGACAATCGAATAAACGGATCGCGACCTTTGTGTTATATGGGGATATCACGGGTGAGAAAAACGAAAAAGGCATGCCAGTCAGACGCGACTGGGCAAAGCATTATAAAGGCAGCTCATTTGTTGTATATGGTCATACTCCTGTTCATTCACCACGATTCAAAAACAAAACGGTGAACATTGATACCGGTTGTGTATTCGGCAATAAACTTACTGCATTAAGGTATCCGGAGATGGACATTGTTTCAGTTCCGTCCTCCATGCCTTACGTGCCTGAAAAGTTCAGAGATGAAGAGTTTGAAGAATAA
- a CDS encoding RluA family pseudouridine synthase, whose amino-acid sequence MDKQFSLEWTVHQQEDQLLLRDFLGGKGVSKRALTSIKYDGGLITVNQNEVTVRYVLKQDDHVKIWFPVEQISEQLKPEEVPLDIVYEDDYVLVINKPPVMNTIPSREHPSGSVANLLAGYYLKNGIHSGIHIVTRLDRDTSGAMLIAKHSHIHHLLSEMQKQKKINRMYEAIAEGEITQMSGTIDLPIARKGSSIIEREVNSSGKRAITHYEVQSTGHQFTHLFIRLETGRTHQIRVHFSYLGHPLAGDDLYGGGRTEISRQSLHCRSVAFEHPVTGENLQILVPVPSDMQQVLSKINSPDETL is encoded by the coding sequence ATGGATAAGCAGTTTTCGCTCGAATGGACGGTTCATCAGCAGGAAGATCAACTGCTGCTGAGAGATTTTCTGGGGGGAAAAGGCGTTTCAAAAAGAGCACTCACCTCAATCAAATATGATGGCGGCCTGATTACAGTCAATCAAAACGAGGTTACGGTCCGTTATGTACTGAAGCAGGATGACCATGTGAAAATCTGGTTTCCTGTAGAGCAGATCAGTGAACAGCTTAAACCGGAAGAGGTTCCGCTGGATATTGTGTATGAGGATGACTATGTCCTTGTAATCAATAAACCGCCTGTCATGAATACAATCCCTTCGAGGGAGCATCCATCAGGATCGGTTGCCAATCTGCTTGCCGGATACTACCTGAAAAACGGTATTCATTCCGGCATTCATATTGTCACGAGGCTGGATCGTGATACTTCAGGAGCCATGCTCATCGCCAAGCATTCGCATATCCATCATCTTTTGAGTGAAATGCAGAAGCAAAAGAAAATTAATAGAATGTATGAAGCGATTGCAGAAGGTGAGATCACCCAAATGTCCGGTACCATTGATTTACCTATTGCTAGAAAAGGCAGCAGCATTATCGAGCGGGAAGTGAACAGTTCCGGAAAACGTGCGATTACACATTATGAGGTTCAGAGTACCGGACATCAGTTCACACACCTTTTTATCAGACTTGAAACGGGGAGGACCCATCAAATCCGTGTCCACTTTTCTTACTTAGGGCACCCGCTTGCAGGCGATGATCTTTACGGTGGTGGCAGAACAGAGATCTCCAGACAGTCACTTCACTGCCGATCAGTGGCATTTGAACACCCTGTGACTGGAGAAAACCTTCAGATACTTGTTCCTGTTCCTTCTGACATGCAGCAGGTTTTATCAAAAATAAACAGTCCTGATGAAACGTTGTAA
- a CDS encoding NAD kinase → MKFAITSKGDAKSNALMHKMRTYLKDFNLEYDENEPEIVISVGGDGTLLYAFHRYSSRLSKTAFVGVHTGHLGFYADWVPDDIEKLVIAIAKTPYQIIEYPLLEAIIRYKSGGRETRYLALNESTVKSVDGTLVMDVEIRGQHFEVFRGDGLCLSTPSGSTAYNKALGGAIIHPSLPSIQLAEMASINNRVFRTVGSPLIMPAHHTCMLKPVNRSDFMITIDHLTLVHKDVKSIQYRVADEKIRFARFRPFPFWKRVHDSFIDG, encoded by the coding sequence ATGAAATTTGCCATTACATCAAAAGGGGATGCCAAATCCAATGCCCTGATGCATAAAATGAGGACATATTTAAAAGATTTTAACCTCGAATATGATGAAAATGAACCTGAGATTGTTATTTCTGTCGGTGGAGACGGAACCCTTTTGTATGCTTTTCACCGTTACAGCTCCCGACTTTCCAAAACAGCCTTTGTTGGGGTTCATACGGGTCATCTCGGGTTTTATGCGGACTGGGTACCTGATGATATTGAAAAGCTTGTGATTGCGATCGCCAAAACGCCTTATCAGATTATTGAGTATCCACTTCTGGAAGCGATTATCCGTTATAAGAGCGGTGGACGTGAAACGCGCTATCTGGCATTAAACGAGTCAACCGTTAAAAGTGTGGATGGAACACTGGTAATGGATGTTGAAATTCGCGGCCAGCATTTTGAGGTGTTCCGTGGCGACGGTTTGTGTCTTTCCACGCCGTCCGGTTCAACGGCCTACAACAAAGCGCTCGGCGGGGCGATTATTCACCCTTCTTTACCGTCCATTCAGCTTGCAGAGATGGCTTCGATTAATAACAGGGTGTTCAGAACCGTCGGATCTCCGCTCATTATGCCTGCCCATCATACGTGTATGCTGAAGCCTGTGAACCGTTCTGATTTCATGATTACCATTGATCATCTTACCCTGGTACATAAAGATGTGAAGTCGATTCAGTATCGCGTTGCTGATGAAAAAATCAGATTTGCAAGGTTCCGTCCGTTTCCATTCTGGAAGCGGGTGCACGATTCATTTATCGATGGATAA
- a CDS encoding GTP pyrophosphokinase — protein sequence MKNWEAFLEPYKQAVDELKIKLKGMRNQFQLEQTHSPIEFVTGRVKPVASIKDKAREKNIRMDRIAEEMQDIAGVRMMCQFVDDIERVVKLLRLRKDFVIVEEKDYISNKKISGYRSYHVVIEYPVQTINGEKKILAEIQIRTLAMNFWATIEHSLNYKYQGQFPEDIQNRLQRAAEAAFRLDEEMSEIREEIQEAQAFFQKKKDDSNEKSIRKHDQNRWREGGRYI from the coding sequence ATGAAGAATTGGGAGGCTTTTTTAGAACCATACAAACAGGCCGTTGATGAACTTAAGATCAAATTAAAAGGGATGAGAAACCAGTTTCAACTGGAGCAAACCCATTCTCCAATAGAGTTTGTGACAGGAAGAGTAAAGCCTGTAGCAAGTATTAAAGATAAAGCCCGTGAGAAGAATATCAGAATGGACCGCATTGCGGAAGAGATGCAGGATATTGCCGGCGTCAGAATGATGTGTCAGTTCGTTGATGATATTGAACGTGTTGTGAAGCTGCTCAGGCTGAGAAAAGATTTTGTCATTGTGGAAGAAAAAGATTATATTTCAAACAAAAAAATAAGCGGATACCGTTCCTATCATGTGGTGATTGAATATCCGGTTCAGACCATTAATGGTGAAAAGAAGATTCTTGCAGAGATTCAGATCAGAACGCTTGCGATGAATTTCTGGGCAACGATAGAACATTCACTGAATTATAAGTATCAGGGACAATTCCCGGAAGATATTCAGAACCGTCTTCAGCGCGCAGCGGAAGCCGCTTTCCGTCTTGATGAGGAAATGTCTGAGATCAGAGAGGAAATTCAGGAGGCTCAGGCGTTTTTTCAGAAAAAGAAGGATGACAGCAATGAAAAATCCATTCGAAAACATGATCAGAATCGCTGGAGAGAAGGGGGGCGCTATATATGA
- a CDS encoding UPF0738 family protein translates to MIKKVWLTSLELKENECILTGESNDTFDALSPAGKMIVDSDERAFVYLADEENSAHYTYLYIPDFLWTDLKRSLSVHPVYVSLQGQKLELKDLEEEIEYLISNIEGNSNYGEEMVKQVEDIFLEKKVEE, encoded by the coding sequence ATGATAAAAAAAGTATGGCTTACAAGCCTTGAGTTAAAAGAAAATGAATGTATTCTTACGGGAGAATCAAATGATACATTTGATGCGCTGTCACCAGCAGGGAAAATGATCGTTGATTCAGATGAAAGGGCCTTTGTTTACCTGGCTGATGAAGAAAATTCAGCTCATTATACATATCTATACATCCCCGATTTTCTATGGACGGATCTCAAACGTTCCCTCAGTGTCCATCCGGTATACGTTTCTCTTCAAGGGCAAAAGCTTGAATTAAAGGATCTTGAGGAAGAAATTGAGTATTTAATTTCCAATATTGAGGGTAACAGTAACTATGGAGAAGAAATGGTCAAACAGGTTGAGGACATTTTTCTTGAAAAGAAAGTGGAGGAATAA